The genomic window CGAACAGGAACAGCGGCGACATCGACAGCTGGAAGGCTTGACGACCCTGGCCGCCGGGGCTGCTCATGAACTGGCCACGCCGCTGTCGACCATCGATGTGGTGGTGCGAGAACTGCAGCGACATCTCGAAGAATGCCAAACGCCGCCATCGGTCAAACAAGATTTACAACTGATCGACAGCGAACTGGAATCCTGTCGACAGATTCTGGTGCGGATGCGAGCGGCTGCGGGCGACCAGACCGGCCAGAGCTGGGATCGCACAACGGTCGAAGACCTGATCGACGCAACCCTGGAAGGCGTCCGCGATCCACATCGTGTGGACGTCGTCGATGGCCCCGTGACGGTCGAGCAACAGGCCTTGTGGTTGCCTCAGGAAGCCGTGGCCCAAGCGATCCGCAATCTGATTCACAACGGCCTGGACGCAGCCGGAGTGGATGGCCGAGTCCAGATCTCGACACGCCTCGATGACGGCTCCGTGGTGCTGGAGATCAGCGACAACGGCTCGGGGATGTCCGAGCATATCCTGGGCCGAATCGGAGAACCGTTTTTCACCACCAAAGAACCCGGTCGCGGCATGGGGCTGGGCCTGTATCTGACCCGCAATGTGATTTCGAGGCTCGGAGGGCGAATGGAATTCAAGAGCCACACCAATCAAGGCACCACCGTCTCGGTACGCCTGCCGATCGCCGACTCTACCGCCTGACAAAGAAATAATAAGACGTAGACAAAGGAATCTCGGACCTAAATCGTCCAATTCGGATTGAGTTTGTTGAAGCGCCCGATAAGCCGCCCGAGCGTTCCTCAACTCCGCCTCCCCTCCGACAGCCCTTCAGCGTCCGCTCTGTCCTGCATTCCTCTGTCCCCCATTCCTTTATCCCCAATTCGTTGCCGGCTACCCCCTCGGCTTGTCGTCTCGGGCGATCGTCTGTTGTATGTTGGTGCGACCGCTCGCGGGTCAGCGGTGGGTTGGTTAGCAATACGAGTGCGGTCAAGGCCGCGGGAAAGGGTGATTGAGTCGTCGATGATGCAGCGAATTCAAAGCGCGAGTTTATGGGGCGGACCGCTGTTGGCGGTGTTGACGGCGGTGGGGTGTGTGCAGTCGGGTGTTGCCTTTCCGGCGGCTTGCTGTGCAGCGGTAGCGGTGTGTTGCGCGGTGTGGTGGGTTTTTGAGACGCTGCACTTGGCCGTGGTGGGGTTGTTGCCGTTTGTGGCCTTTCCTCTGTTGGGCGTGCTAAGTGCCGGCGAGGTAGCTCGATCCTACGGGCACTCGATGATCCTGCTGTTGTTGGGCGGGTTCTTTTTGTCGGCGGCCATGGAACGCAGTGGGGCTCATCGTCGACTGGCTTTGCAGATGGTGCGGGCTGTGGGCGGCGCCGGCGGTCGCCGTCTGGTGTTGGGATTTATGTTGGCCACCGCGGGGTTATCGATGTGGATCAGCAACACCGCCACTTCGTTGATGATTCTACCGGTTGCGTTGGCGATTTTGAATCAAACCAGTGACGACCGCCAGTTGCGGACTGCGATGCTGTTGGGCATTGCCTACTCGGCCAGCATCGGCGGCATGGGCACGCCAATCGGTACGCCGCCCAATGTGATGATGGTGGCCTACGTGCAGCGCACGTTTGGGCATGATGTCAGTTTCTTTGAATGGATGCGGGTGGCGCTGCCCATTGTATGTGTGCTGCTGCCCATCGCTTGGCTGTGGATCACGCGTCGCGTGCAGGGCAGTCGGCCGCTGTCGATGCCTACGGTGGGGCGTTGGCGAAGCAGTGAAATCCGTGTGATGATCGTGTTTGTGATCACCGCCCTGGCTTGGATCTTTCGCGCCGCCCCGGCAGGCGGCTGGACCGCGTGGCTGCCGGCCACCAACGCTTCCGGCGGTTCGACCATCAACGACTCGACGATCGCTTTAGCCGCTTCGCTGGCGCTGTTTATCATCCCTGCCGGAGAGGACTTGGATCCGCCCGCGGAGCCGAGCGAGGACCGAGCAACGGCTCGCTCGCCGCAACGCCGCGCTCCGGTGTCGCGGCTGCTCGACTGGCCCACCGCGGCGCGAGTGCCTTGGGGCATCCTATTGATGTTTGGTGGCGGCTTGGCCCTGGCGGCGGGCTTTGAACAAAGTGGGCTCAGCCAGCTGCTGGGCGAACAGCTCAGCAGGGTTGCGGACCAGCCGCTGTGGCTGATCACGCTGATGGTCTGTTTGCTGGTCACGTTTTTGACCGAATTGACCAGCAGCACAGCCACCACGTCGCTGTTGCTGCCGATCCTGGGCGGCTTGGCATTGGCCAGCGGGCTCCCTTTTGAATCGATCCTGGTCCCGGCCACGATCAGCGCCAGTTGCGCTTTTATGCTGCCGGTGGCCACGGCTCCCAACACGATTGTGTTTAGCGCCGGACAGCTTTCCACCGCAACCATGGCGCGGACCGGCCTAATCCTCAATCTGTTTGCCGCCGTGCTGATCACCACCGTTTGCACGCTGACCATTTCGCCAAAACAGCATGATGCGACAGCCCCCGCCGAAGCGGCGACGAGCGGCGGGGCGGTGGAGCACAGTCCGCAACCTTCCGGTCAACCGGGCGGCAACGGGCAAGACGGGCGCTAGTCGAACACGACCGCGGCGACACCCGTCACGGTGGTCACGATGGCCTTGATCACACACAGGTCATTGCGACTAGCGTCGCCGACGGACAACTTAACTTTTCCCTCACCAACGTGGACCACGCCCACCTTGTCGTAGCCCTGTCTTTGCAAGGATTGTGCGATACGTGTTTCCAAGGGCTGACGGGCGCGATTTATCATGGTGTCGTTCAAGAGCAAGGTGGGGGGGAGTGCGGCGGGAGCAACCGGCTTGGGAGTAGGACGCCAGCGCAGAACGCGACCGGTTTAGTGCGGAAGCTTGGGCTTCAACGCTGCGTAACTATACATCCCTAAAACGGCTCCGGCGAACGTTAGCAGCGCAATCCATTCTCCGCCACCGATCTGCGCATAGATTGGCCCCGGACATGCGCCCGTAATCGCCCAACCCGCGCCAAACAGAACCCCTCCAATAAGCACTCCGCGATGGTAGGGCTTGGGGGTGTAACGAATCGGTTGGCCGGTAACCGCATGCACCTTGAACCGCTTCAACAACCACATCGACGCCATCGCCACCACGATCGCCGTACCGATGATCAGATACATGTGCGGCTCTCGAAATAAGAACATGTCATGCACCCGTTGCCATCTCGCGACCTCGCTTTTGGTAAACAAAATGCCCAGATAGATACCGATCAATAAGACGTTTAGATAGATTTTGATCATTGGAATAACCACCACCCCAGTCCCCAGGTCACACTCAGCCCGCCAGCAAAGAAACAGATCGTGGCCACCAGGCTTGGCCCGTTCAAATTGGCAATCCCCGTGATCGAATGGCCGGAGGTGCAGCCGCCGGCATACCGCGTCCCGAAGCCGATCAAAAATCCTCCGACAAGCAGCTTGATGCCGCCCGACAAGGTTTCAAAAGAAGCCGGCAAAAAATCGACCGGGGTAGCGGAAAGCCAATGACTGGCGATCCAGGACCCGACGCCGATGCCCAACACAAATACCAGCGTCCAGGCATTCGCGCGGCGATCAAACTGACTGAGGTACGGCCAGCGGCAACGAGGAGTACAGACCGCGCCGATCTCCTGCAGGCTGGTCGAAATCCCAAACGCCTTGCCCGCCAACACGTACAACAGCGGCACGGTAAGCCCAATCAAGATTCCCGATAGCCACCACGGCCAGGGTTCCATCAACCACGCCACCATCAGAGACTCCTTCAAAAAAAGTCGAAACATCGTGACACGACGACATCTCCATTCAAAAAAACGAGCCGCCCGCTAACGGCCGGCAGCGGACAGGAACCGGCCCTCGATGCAGGCCATCAAGCCCTGCAGGTGGGGTTCGGCGATTTGATAAAACACTTTGCGGCCCTCGCGTTGGCTGGTGAAAAAGCCGCAGCGTTGCATCAACCGCAGATGTTCCGAAGCCACGTTGTCGGGAATCCCACAATCGGCCGCCAGTTCGCCCACGGTAAAGCGACCATGCAGCAGCAATTGCACCATCCGCAAGCGGGCGGGATGCCCCAGCGTCTTCAGGCACTCCGCCGCGCTGGACAGCCCCTCAGGGTCGTGCACCGGCTTGTCCAGCTCGCTCTTGGTCTTCGATACGCTTTTGGTATTGGCTTTTGTTTTCTTCACCGCCGATGGGTTCCCTTTCACGTCTATTTATATCGACATATTGCGATGTGTCAACGTTACCAGCACTCAGCGTGCGGACACCACATGCCGCTCGACGAGGTTTTTGAGGGAGCTGGCCGAGCGGATCTCGCCTACGGCCGACGTGGTTGGGAAGAGCATCTTGGGGATCGCTCCCCGGCCGGCTCGATTGTAGAGATCGACATTTTTGGCGATATACGCTGCCGGGGTGCCGCTGTCCAATTCCTTCTTGAGAGCTTCGGCGCCGACGATTTTCTCCGCGTGCGGATAGGCCGTGCGGTAGCTGGGCGGAGCGGTCATCAAGTAGTGATGAAACGCCTCGAACTTGTCGGGTTCCAATCGCCAGACCGCTACGGACAGTTTGGCCAGGTCGCAGGCGTCGCGAGTTTGAGCGCCCGAGGCGTTGGCGTGCGGGTTGCACTGACGGTTCAGCGGAGTTGGCAGCAGCACCACCCCCAGTCGCCCGTCGTAGGCTTCCCGCGTTTGCCGGATCGCTTCATGTGTGGCGCGGCAATGGGAACAGGTGTAGTCCAGCATTTCGACGAAGAAATAATCCGCATCGGGACTGCCCAACAGCGGCCAATGTTTCACATCCAAACGCACGCTGTTCAGAATCTTGACCGTCTTCCGCTCGGGCTTCTCCTCCGGCGCATCGACTTGTGCGACCAGCATGCCGGACGGCCGCAGCCACTGCACCGCGGCCCACTGCCAGGGCTGCGGCGCCGTACGCCCGCCGGGAGGCAACCGCCGCGAAACCGGAGCTTCGAATACATCCAACTCGCTCTGCGAAGCCGGGGCGGGAACGGTGGCCGGAGCGGGAGCGGGAGCGGGAGCGGGAGCGGGAGCGGCGTCCGCGGGTTCCGCCGGCGCGTCGAATAGAGTTTCCCCAGGAGCACCGAACAACTCTTCGCCGGGCGCTTCTAAGTTAGTGTCCGCGGCTGCGGCGGCCGAGTTGGTCGTGGCGGCGGGCGCGGGAGCGTGTTCGATGACTTCAAAGGTTTGTGGCGGCGCGGCCAGAACCTGGGTCGTGATCAGAGCCGTGGTGGCCAAGAAGGCGGCTGCGGCAGCCATCCACGTCGCCCGCGGTCTGGCAGGTCGCCGCCACAGGATCAATGCAGCCAAGGCAATCCCGCAGCTGTGCGCGGCCAAACAGTAGGCGCACAGGTGCTTCACCCAGAATAGTTGCAGTCCCACGAACCACAGCGCGGCTAGTCCGGCCGACAGGGCGGCAAAACTGATCACGGACCATCGCAAGGTCTTCAGTCGTTGAACGGATCGGGGCACACACAGCAGGCCCAGCATGGTTGCGTACAGAGCCGTGGCGGGAACGCCCACGGGGACGCCGGCCAATTGGGACCACCGAGTCGTCATCACATGGCTGCAGTTGAACACGTTACCACTGCCGCAACCGGCCACCTTTCCCGCCATCAGACTGACCGTAGCCAGATAACCGCTGACGACCAAGCCGGCGATCGCCAGCAGCCGCAACGTCCAAATGTACGCGGGCGGCGAGAGGGAAGGGGTGACGGACAGAGCGCGGGGGTAATACACGACGGACATCAACTGGCTCCTGGCTATGGGACATGCTGCCGGGTCGCCCCCCACCTGGCACCATTATTCGATTCTAAGCAACCGAAGCCTGACAATGGGCACTTTTTGTGCCAAATAATGTGTCTTTGTGCAGATTGTTGCTAGCTGCCCTTGTTTACTTCAGCACGATGGCCGTCGCATGGCCTTGGGCGGTATGGGTAACCACGGCCACATAGGGTTGCTGCAACACTCGAGAGGAGGCAGAGACGGAGAGCGGGAAGTCTCCGTTGAGTTGATCGGCGTTGCGAAGCGGGGGCACGGTTTGGTGTTGAATCGCCAGCGTAGCCAGCACCAAATGCATCGTTCCGGTGGCCGCTCCGCAGTGTCCGGTGGAGGCGATCGGAGCGCACAGCGGCACGCCGGGCAGAACCGCGGAGAGCGCCCCGAGTTCGGCGTCGTCTTGTTGGGGGTCGCCCATTGCGTGGGAGACGACCAGTCCGACTTGTTCGGCCGTACAGCCGGCGTCGGCCATGGCTGCTCGCAACGCCAGTTCGATGGACGATTGGCTGCCACGTTGTGACGTTGCCGGCACAAAACGAACGGCCGAACCGGCCACGGTGGCCAGTACCTTGGCACCGCGTCGGGTGGCCAATTCGCGGCTTTCCAACAGCAGCGTGGCCGCTCCTTCGCCGCCCACCACGCCATCGCGGTCCGCAGCGAAGGGCCGCGAGGAATCGGCCAGCTTTTCCGCGGGCGTCGCCAAGGGGACGGCGCCGGAATAGATAAAGCCAGATTCATTGATGCGAGTCCCGGTGGCTCCGGTAAACATCGCATCGGCGATCCCGCGAGTGATGCACGAGGCCGATTCGATCAGCGCGGCCGGCCCCGAGGTGTCGCCCAACACCAACGTGTTATTAGGACCAAACGCTTGGACGGCGATGCCCACATGGCAAGCCGCCATATTGGGCAGGTATTTCAGCATCCACAGGGGAAATAATTCCTTCATCACGTAGGTGCCGAATTCCACTACCGGATCGACGCCCGGCTCTTGGCTCATCCGCTTGGCCGTGTCGGCCAATTCGCAGGGCGAGCCAAAAAACATTTCGGAACCGAACACGGTGCCGATACGGCCCCGATCGAACTGCTCTGCCTGCCCCAAAAAGTCTTCGAAACCGCTGTCGGTGTGCGCCATCTGCGAAGCGGCAAAGGCCGTCTGCAGCTCGCGGCACATGACTTTGAGGGCTTTCCGCGGACGCACATATTGTTTGGGATCAAAATCCGCAATCGCCGCGCCGATGCTGGCCGGACCGGCCACTCCGTTGGCGTGCGGCAATTTTCCGATGCCACTGTGCCTCTGACACAGCGCATTCCAGAACATATCGGTACCTACACCGATGGGCGTCACGGCACCAACGCCTGTAATGACAACTTCGCGGCCTTGGGGCATCGCAGACTACAAAATAGAAGGGGAAGCGGAATTGGGTTTGGATTCTAGCGAATCAGGAGCTATCCGAAAACAACGCCTCCGGAGCGGGCGGCGGGCCCAGCTGTGCTGACCGCCCCATGATAGTCAAAACCGCTTAGAAAAAATCCCGCAAAGAGGTGACCGCCAGGGGTTCGCGAGTGGCAAAGGGTTCGCCATAGCGGCGATTGATCAACCGCCCCCAGTAGGCTGCATCGTCACGAAACCGGTCTAGCAAGGTTGGCGGTTCGCTGGGCCGGCCGGTGATAAATTGACTTTCAAAGCAGCGAATCGCCTCCAACTTGCGATCCCATTGCTCGCTGATGTCGACGATCCAGGAGGGCTGGACGGCCAACCGCAGGTGGATGCAGTAGTAATAATAAATGCGCTCGGGATGAAACGGCTCGCCCGGCAAGTCCGTTTTCGACAATTTGGCCCAAAATCGCGCCGCTTCGACCAGTTCAGTCGCCACCACGTGATCGGGATGCGCGTCCTTCCAATAGGGCGCAAACAGCCAACGGGGACGGGTTTGGCGAATGTACCCGGCCACGATCGCCCGAGCTTCCAGGGTATGCTGTAAGGAGCGATTAGGCAGCCCAGCGTTCTGTCGCCAGCTGACGCCCAGAGCCTTGGAAGCCGCCGCCGTCTCTTCGGCTCGCAACGCTTCGCTGCCATGCGGGGTCGGCTCTCCGCTGGTCAAATCCAAAATCCCCACCTCCCAGCCGGCGGAGATCATTTTGGCAATCGTGCCGCCCATGCCCAGCTCGGCATCATCCGGGTGGGGGGCAATGACCAACATGTCCATCAGGGTGTCTCTTCGCTGGAGGTGTTTTTATCGCTGCTGCTGTTTTTATCGCTGGCTTCCGCCGAATCGGTCTTATCCTGAGAGCCCGCCTCATTTTGAGACCCCGCAGAAGCTTCTGAGCCGGCTTGGTTTTGCGCGTCGGCTTGGTTTTGCACGTCGGATGAGCGCGGAGGCAGTAGGTACGCCACGGCTTCTCGGCTGCTGCGGACCAGCAGCCGCCGTCCGGAGACCGCCGGATAGTTCCAGGTATTGGAATCGAGGCCGTCGAGTCGGGCGAGTTCGACGAAACGATCGCTCTGGCAGCTAACCAGGGCGACCTCGCCGGTTTCGACCTGCACGACCAGCGTGTCCTCGACCCGCAGCATCTGGCCTTGGCCGTAGCGGCTGCCGCGTGGTTGCCGCCACATCCGCTCGGGGCCCCGCAAGTCCACGCACTCCAAAGTTCCGTCGGACAGGGCGTAGGCGAAGTCGCCGTCGAGGACGGCGTGGGTGAATTTGGTTTTGAGCATCCGTCCGTCGGCCCATTCGATTTCCGCGCGTTCGGCCGGCGGGGCTTCGCTATCGATCCGCAGCAGTTGGCTGCCGCCCCCGTAGCCCTTGCCCAGCAGCAGTCCATCCTCGCCGTAGACGACCGCGTTGGAGCAGGTGGCCCCGCCACTGCTCGAGCCCGGCCAATCGACTTCCCACAACACGCTGCCGTCGTCGATCGCGTGTCCGGTGACGTTGGATTCGTTGACCGACACGATTTGTCGCTGTCCGTCCAGCGTGGCCACGATCGGCGATGCATAGCTGATCTGGGTTTCGCCACCGATCCAGCGGACGGCCCCGCTGTCCGCATCCAGCGCGATCAGGCTGCCGATCGGGCTGTCCGGTTGCTGGCGATCGAGCGGCCCGCCGTAGGGCACCACGACCATCGCCTCGGCGCCCGTTGGCACGATCAACGGCGACCCCGCGCGGCCCCAGGTGACGGCTTGCTCGGCGGCGGCTTGATCCAACCCGGCGTGTTCCCACAGATCTAACTGCCAGATTAATTGACCGTCTTTCCCATCCAGACAAACCACCTTGCCCACCGCGTCTTGCGCGTACACGCGGCCGTTGAACACGGTCGGCGTGGATCGCGGGCCGGTTCCGCCCAGGGGATTAAAGTGGGCGCCCGGCGAGGCGTGGTACCAGACCAGTTGTCCGTCCGCGATGCGGTAGCAGGTGACCCACTGTTCGCCCTGCTGGCCCTCGCCCCGCTGCTCCATGGTCACCGCATAATCGCCCACGATCACAAACCCGGACCACGCGGCGCCGACCGGTTGGCGCCACAGTTCCTTGGCGCCCGTCCAATCGGTGGAAAAAGCGCGGGTGGGGATCACGCCGTCGCGTTGGTTGCCCAGAAACCCCGTGAAGTCGTCGTCGCTAACAGACTGCAGATCCGCGACCCCTTCGACCTCCGAAGCCGCAGGCGAGCGCGAGGCGAATCGATATTCAAACAATGGCACCAATTCACCATTGACGCCCACCAGTTCGTACAACACGGCCAACACGCCGACCGCGGCGACGAACACGCCCACCGGCAACCAACGTTGCCAGGACGGCACCGGACGGCGCAGCGTCCAGGTTAACCCGGCCAACAAAGCGATCCCGCCCAGCCCATAACTGACCATGTTCATCAATTGCGCATCGGACCAGGGTTTGACCGTTTGAGCGACAAAAATCAGCAGCACACTGATGCCGATGATCCACAGCGCCCAACGTCGACGCGGTCGGCGGAGAGGGGTTGCACCGGAGCTTTCGGCGTGCGGCTGAGCCGGTTCGTACGGTTGGCTTTCGACAGGTTCGTTGGTCGCTGACACGGCGCGTTGAGGTGCTAAAGCGTGAAGGGGCCCATCCAGTTTCCGAACGACACAGTATAATGCCTTGCGGCCCGCATCAGGCTAGCCCCCAGCCACCGCCCTGATCAAGCATGCCGCTATCCCAGCCTGTTGTTTGCACACGAATTGCGACTCCCCCCACGCCGATGTCCGCCGGAACCTACCAACTGATCGATTTCGGCGCAGGCCGCAAACTGGAATCGTTGGGGGGGTACCTGGTGGATCGCCCCTCGCCGGCGGCCGAACCCCATCGCCGCCGACAGCGTGACTGGAGCGCCGCGGATGCCCGTTTCGACGCCGACCGCCGGCGCTGGACCTTTCATCGACCATGGCCCGAAGCGGCGGAGTTGGACTGCGGCTCGTTTGTGATGCCGATTCAGCCCACGCCGTTTGGCCACATCGGTATTTTTCCGGAACAGCACGCCAACTGGAAATGGCTGCGGACGCGGGTCCAGCAACATCGCGAAGAAGCGCCGCTGCAAGCCCTCAACCTGTTTGGTTACACCGGCGCCAGTTCGCTGGCCGTGGCCACCGCCGGCGGCAAAGTCGCCCATGTGGACGCGGCGAAACCGAACGTGATGGCGGCTCGGCGAGCGGCAGACCGCGCGGGCTGTGATCAATCGATCCGGTTCCTGACCGATGATGCGGGAAAATTTGTTGCCCGCGAATTGCGAAGACAACGGCAATACGACCTGATCATCCTGGACCCACCGGCCTACGGGCATGGCCCCCGCGGCAAAGCTTGGCGGCTGGAACGCGACCTCTGGCCGTTGCTACAACAGTGCCTGGACCTGTTAACCGCACCGGTCCGGCAACTGTTGCTGACCGGGCACAGCGAACAGGTTGGCAGCGCCGACGTAACCGCCTGGTTGCGGCGACAACTGGGCTCCGGGGTCGAGATCGCCGCGGGCCGCTCCGGCCTGCCCGATACCGCTCGCCGTAAACTGGATTGCGGTTTTTACGTGAGGGCGGTGTGGGAGCCGTAGCCGAAGTCGCCAGACATTGGACGTTTGCTTTGAAAGCCACATATTCGACGCCGCTGAGACGCTGGAGGCGTCAGTTCACCCTCCCCTCGGGCATTGGTGTCTATACATCTTCCTTCACCCTCCCGGGGGGAGGGTGAAATGCTACGGAGTTAGACGTCTCTGCTGGCTAGGGGGCAAACGATAAAATCCACCGCCAGCCCCCATGTAGCGTCCCCGCGGCGGATAGCCGACGTGAATCGGGTATGATAGAGAAATCCGCCAGCGTACTGCCTTCACACCTTGCTCACTTCGCAGCTTATGCCCGCACCTGAAATCGAACACCCCACTCTCCCCCTTGCCGATCGACTGTGCCAGCACATCGCCGAATTTGGAACCTGCATGGTGGCCTTCAGCGGCGGCGTGGACAGCGCGGTGGTAGCGGCCGCGGCGTATCGTGCCCTGGGTCGACGAGCGATCGCGGTGACGGCGGTCAGCCCCAGTGTTTCGGAATCCCAATTGGCGGCGGCTCGCGATGTCGCCCGGCAGATCGGCATCGAACATCGTGAAGTCGCCACCGACGAAATCGAAAACGCCGACTATGTTCGCAACGACAGCCAACGCTGCTTTCACTGCAAACAAACCCTGTACCGACGTCTGACCAAGCTGGCTAACCAACACGCGATCGACGTCATCGCCTCAGGCACCAACGCCGACGACACGCACGATTACCGGCCCGGAATCGCGGCCGGCCAGCAGGCCAGCGTCCGCGCGCCCTTGGCGGACCTGGGCATCGACAAATCCGCCGTGCGAGAGATCGCTCGCCGCTGGAACCTATCGGTCTGGGACGCCCCGGCGTCGCCCTGCCTGTCCAGCCGTTTGGCCTACGGCGTCACGGTCACGACGGAGCGATTAAAGATGGTCGAAGAGGCCGAAGCGTTTTTGTCCGGCAAAGGGTTTTCGCCGCTGCGGGTGCGATTGCACGAGGGGGACCTGGCCCGCATCGAAGTCCCCCGCAGGGACCTCGTTCGCATGTTGGCCGAACCGTTGTGGACGCAAACGGTGACGGCACTGCGGACGGCCGGATTCCGGTTCGTGACGGTCGACCTGGAAGGCTTTCGCAGCGGCAACCTAAACACACTCGTCTCGATCGCCTCGCCCGCTTCATCGCCAGCCGCCGAGACCATAACCGAAACCAATATGACAACATCGCCTGCCACGCATCCACAGGATTCCGCCGAGTGAATACGCCTGCAGAGAAGCCCGACCCGCCGCCGGCAAGACCCACCGATGACGGCTCGGGAGCGATCGATTTAACCGGCCACTTGATGGGCGACTACCAGGTTCTGCGCCGTTTGGGACGTGGCGGCATGGCCGATGTCTACGTGGCGCAGCAAAAATCACTGGGTCGCAAAGTGGCCATCAAGGTGCTGCGCAAAGACTTGGCCGGCGATGCCAGCTACGTCGAACGCTTTCGCCGCGAAGCCCGCGCGGTGGCGAAACTGTCGCACGCCAACATCGTGCAGGTCTATGAAGTGGGCCAACAGGATTCGCACTACTACATCGTGCAAGAGTTTGTCGATGGCCAAAACCTGCGTGAAAAACTCGAACGCGACGGCACCCTGTCGGTCGCCGATGCGGTCAAAGTCATGGCCGGCGTGACCGACGCGTTGATCGCGGCCAACGAAGCCGGCGTGACGCACCGGGACATCAAACCCGAAAACATCATGCTGTCGCGACGTGGCGAAGTGAAGGTCGCCGACTTTGGTTTGGCTCGAGTACTGGGCGGCGAACCGCTGACCGACTTGACCCAAGCCGGACTGACGATGGGCACGCCGCGATACATGAGCCCCGAACAGATGCAGGGCAAAGCCGTCGATACCCGCAGCGATCTGTATTCGCTGGGCGTGACGATGTTTCACCTGTTGTGTGGAAGGCCGCCCTTCGAAGCCGACGACCCGCTGGCCATGGCGGTCAAGCACCTGCAGGAAGAACCACCGGATCTGGTCGAATGCCGCGCGGGCGAAGACCTACCGATGTGGCTGGTCGCGACGGTCGAAAAACTGCTGCGGAAAACGCCCGAACAGCGGATGCAATCGCCGCAAGAGCTGGCCGCCGCGATTCACGCCGGCATCACCCAGCTGAGCCCCTCGTTGGCGCGGACCACGGCCACCAGCTTGTCCGCGGCCATGGCTCTGCAGATGGCGGTCGACCACCAAAAATCCAATCGGCTGT from Roseimaritima ulvae includes these protein-coding regions:
- a CDS encoding ArsR/SmtB family transcription factor produces the protein MDKPVHDPEGLSSAAECLKTLGHPARLRMVQLLLHGRFTVGELAADCGIPDNVASEHLRLMQRCGFFTSQREGRKVFYQIAEPHLQGLMACIEGRFLSAAGR
- a CDS encoding beta-ketoacyl-[acyl-carrier-protein] synthase family protein codes for the protein MPQGREVVITGVGAVTPIGVGTDMFWNALCQRHSGIGKLPHANGVAGPASIGAAIADFDPKQYVRPRKALKVMCRELQTAFAASQMAHTDSGFEDFLGQAEQFDRGRIGTVFGSEMFFGSPCELADTAKRMSQEPGVDPVVEFGTYVMKELFPLWMLKYLPNMAACHVGIAVQAFGPNNTLVLGDTSGPAALIESASCITRGIADAMFTGATGTRINESGFIYSGAVPLATPAEKLADSSRPFAADRDGVVGGEGAATLLLESRELATRRGAKVLATVAGSAVRFVPATSQRGSQSSIELALRAAMADAGCTAEQVGLVVSHAMGDPQQDDAELGALSAVLPGVPLCAPIASTGHCGAATGTMHLVLATLAIQHQTVPPLRNADQLNGDFPLSVSASSRVLQQPYVAVVTHTAQGHATAIVLK
- a CDS encoding YeeE/YedE family protein, which encodes MVAWLMEPWPWWLSGILIGLTVPLLYVLAGKAFGISTSLQEIGAVCTPRCRWPYLSQFDRRANAWTLVFVLGIGVGSWIASHWLSATPVDFLPASFETLSGGIKLLVGGFLIGFGTRYAGGCTSGHSITGIANLNGPSLVATICFFAGGLSVTWGLGWWLFQ
- a CDS encoding DUF6691 family protein produces the protein MIKIYLNVLLIGIYLGILFTKSEVARWQRVHDMFLFREPHMYLIIGTAIVVAMASMWLLKRFKVHAVTGQPIRYTPKPYHRGVLIGGVLFGAGWAITGACPGPIYAQIGGGEWIALLTFAGAVLGMYSYAALKPKLPH
- a CDS encoding SLC13 family permease; translated protein: MMQRIQSASLWGGPLLAVLTAVGCVQSGVAFPAACCAAVAVCCAVWWVFETLHLAVVGLLPFVAFPLLGVLSAGEVARSYGHSMILLLLGGFFLSAAMERSGAHRRLALQMVRAVGGAGGRRLVLGFMLATAGLSMWISNTATSLMILPVALAILNQTSDDRQLRTAMLLGIAYSASIGGMGTPIGTPPNVMMVAYVQRTFGHDVSFFEWMRVALPIVCVLLPIAWLWITRRVQGSRPLSMPTVGRWRSSEIRVMIVFVITALAWIFRAAPAGGWTAWLPATNASGGSTINDSTIALAASLALFIIPAGEDLDPPAEPSEDRATARSPQRRAPVSRLLDWPTAARVPWGILLMFGGGLALAAGFEQSGLSQLLGEQLSRVADQPLWLITLMVCLLVTFLTELTSSTATTSLLLPILGGLALASGLPFESILVPATISASCAFMLPVATAPNTIVFSAGQLSTATMARTGLILNLFAAVLITTVCTLTISPKQHDATAPAEAATSGGAVEHSPQPSGQPGGNGQDGR
- a CDS encoding vitamin K epoxide reductase family protein, which codes for MSVVYYPRALSVTPSLSPPAYIWTLRLLAIAGLVVSGYLATVSLMAGKVAGCGSGNVFNCSHVMTTRWSQLAGVPVGVPATALYATMLGLLCVPRSVQRLKTLRWSVISFAALSAGLAALWFVGLQLFWVKHLCAYCLAAHSCGIALAALILWRRPARPRATWMAAAAAFLATTALITTQVLAAPPQTFEVIEHAPAPAATTNSAAAAADTNLEAPGEELFGAPGETLFDAPAEPADAAPAPAPAPAPAPATVPAPASQSELDVFEAPVSRRLPPGGRTAPQPWQWAAVQWLRPSGMLVAQVDAPEEKPERKTVKILNSVRLDVKHWPLLGSPDADYFFVEMLDYTCSHCRATHEAIRQTREAYDGRLGVVLLPTPLNRQCNPHANASGAQTRDACDLAKLSVAVWRLEPDKFEAFHHYLMTAPPSYRTAYPHAEKIVGAEALKKELDSGTPAAYIAKNVDLYNRAGRGAIPKMLFPTTSAVGEIRSASSLKNLVERHVVSAR
- a CDS encoding ATP-binding protein, whose amino-acid sequence is MSTQTWPVSLFLSPRLGTSIWLLQLRWMAVLGQLITVAAAWGLLEFGLPLGPLLGLIALTACTNLGYGLWLRKIRRRATEGDSSGSATWSGSPLAAHRVASGLMLLDIGTLTAMLFFSGGATNPFALFFFVNLAVGGVILRPLWAWSLTALAILGYSLLLRYFYPIPALTLRDSPLEHSVTTIGVLVAFATCAIVITFFVTQTAGELTRQQEQLRKAEQEQRRHRQLEGLTTLAAGAAHELATPLSTIDVVVRELQRHLEECQTPPSVKQDLQLIDSELESCRQILVRMRAAAGDQTGQSWDRTTVEDLIDATLEGVRDPHRVDVVDGPVTVEQQALWLPQEAVAQAIRNLIHNGLDAAGVDGRVQISTRLDDGSVVLEISDNGSGMSEHILGRIGEPFFTTKEPGRGMGLGLYLTRNVISRLGGRMEFKSHTNQGTTVSVRLPIADSTA